The Antarcticibacterium sp. 1MA-6-2 genome has a window encoding:
- a CDS encoding beta-L-arabinofuranosidase domain-containing protein: protein MEATYENFRIIREHFGQVPGGMFGADENARPGYDDPRQGIETCGVVEQMNSNENLLQITGDIFWADHTEEITFNTLPATMMPDFKALRYITSPNMVLNDDQNHRPGIMNDGPFLMMNPFSSRCCQHNHGQGWPYLIENLWMATPDNGLAAVIYAPSTVNAKVADGKEVTITSDTKYPFEEDLEFKLNLDSTEVNFPLYLRIPGWAASASVSINNKQIQATPEAGKYLRISRNWKNGDVVKLSLPKELKLTTWEKNHNSISVAYGPLTFSLKIGEDYIKKESDETAIGDSKWQEGVNKEEWPSFEIHPTTPWNYGLIINKDDLQESFTIENRAWPENNFPFTVESAPIVIKAKAKKIPSWKIDEHGLAGELNDSPVKSNEPVETVELIPMGAARLRISAFPVIGEGEGANEWK, encoded by the coding sequence CTGGAGGCAACGTATGAAAACTTTAGGATAATTAGAGAACATTTTGGCCAGGTACCGGGTGGAATGTTTGGAGCAGATGAAAACGCCCGACCGGGTTATGATGACCCACGACAGGGGATAGAAACCTGCGGCGTGGTGGAGCAAATGAATTCCAATGAAAATCTTCTACAAATAACGGGAGACATTTTTTGGGCTGATCATACTGAAGAAATTACCTTTAATACGCTTCCGGCGACAATGATGCCAGATTTTAAAGCTTTAAGGTACATCACCAGTCCTAATATGGTTCTAAATGATGACCAAAATCACCGTCCGGGAATTATGAACGACGGACCATTTCTTATGATGAATCCTTTTAGTTCACGTTGCTGTCAACACAACCACGGGCAGGGATGGCCGTATTTAATAGAAAACCTTTGGATGGCTACCCCTGATAATGGTTTGGCTGCAGTCATTTATGCTCCGAGTACTGTTAATGCCAAAGTTGCTGATGGTAAAGAAGTGACAATTACCTCTGATACCAAATATCCATTTGAGGAGGATCTGGAATTCAAACTAAATTTAGACAGCACAGAAGTTAATTTCCCTCTGTATCTAAGAATTCCCGGTTGGGCTGCCTCAGCTTCTGTTTCTATCAACAATAAACAAATTCAAGCAACTCCTGAAGCAGGAAAATATCTTCGTATTTCCCGAAACTGGAAAAATGGAGATGTGGTCAAATTGTCCTTACCAAAAGAATTGAAATTAACCACCTGGGAGAAAAACCACAACAGTATTAGTGTCGCATACGGTCCATTGACGTTTTCCCTCAAAATAGGGGAAGATTATATTAAAAAAGAGAGCGATGAAACGGCAATAGGTGATTCCAAATGGCAGGAAGGGGTGAATAAGGAGGAATGGCCGTCATTTGAAATACACCCTACAACACCTTGGAATTATGGGCTAATTATAAATAAAGACGATCTTCAGGAATCTTTTACTATTGAGAATCGGGCGTGGCCGGAAAATAATTTTCCATTCACGGTTGAATCTGCGCCCATAGTTATTAAGGCTAAAGCTAAAAAAATTCCTTCATGGAAGATAGATGAACATGGATTGGCAGGTGAATTAAATGACAGTCCCGTAAAGTCTAATGAACCCGTTGAGACGGTAGAATTAATTCCTATGGGCGCAGCAAGGTTAAGAATAAGTGCTTTTCCGGTTATTGGAGAGGGAGAGGGAGCAAATGAATGGAAATAA
- a CDS encoding family 43 glycosylhydrolase → MKFIITFLLCFVLKQGFSQNTNYLKANAQTILLADPTVFENEGTYYLYGTNNDPSIKEQGFLVYTSKDLREWKGPVGAKDGFALKKGDSFGTKGFWAPQVFKYKGIFYMAYTADEQIAIATAKSPLGPFLNSSAKALEAPVKQIDPFIFIDEEGKKYLYHVRLQDGNRIFVAEMNDDFKSIKTETLQEIISGEEEWENTQNVEWLMN, encoded by the coding sequence ATGAAATTTATAATAACCTTTTTATTGTGCTTTGTACTCAAACAAGGTTTTTCGCAGAACACAAACTACCTAAAGGCCAACGCTCAAACAATTTTACTTGCAGATCCCACTGTATTTGAAAATGAAGGAACATATTATTTGTATGGTACCAATAATGATCCTTCCATTAAAGAACAGGGCTTCCTGGTGTACACTTCAAAGGACCTGAGGGAATGGAAGGGACCTGTAGGTGCGAAGGATGGTTTTGCACTAAAAAAGGGGGATTCTTTTGGAACTAAAGGTTTTTGGGCACCACAGGTATTCAAATATAAAGGTATATTTTACATGGCATACACTGCCGATGAACAAATCGCCATAGCAACTGCTAAAAGTCCTCTGGGGCCCTTTTTAAATTCTTCAGCAAAAGCTTTAGAAGCCCCGGTAAAACAAATAGATCCATTTATATTTATTGATGAAGAAGGCAAAAAATATCTTTACCACGTTCGTCTCCAGGATGGAAACAGGATCTTTGTTGCTGAAATGAACGATGATTTCAAAAGTATTAAAACAGAAACTCTTCAGGAAATTATTTCTGGGGAGGAAGAATGGGAAAATACTCAAAATGTTGAGTGGCTTATGAACTGA
- a CDS encoding family 43 glycosylhydrolase — MYSANDFRNPDYAVGYATSKSPLGPWRKANNGPIISRSFMGENGPGHGDLFRNSKNELLYVFHTHYSGSEVHPRKTAITKLIFEDSGAVPVLKMDRGSFKL; from the coding sequence ATTTATTCTGCCAATGATTTTCGAAATCCAGATTATGCTGTTGGCTATGCAACCAGTAAAAGTCCGCTGGGGCCGTGGAGAAAAGCTAATAACGGCCCCATCATTTCCCGAAGCTTTATGGGTGAAAATGGTCCTGGCCATGGGGATCTTTTTAGGAACAGTAAGAATGAATTGCTATACGTTTTCCATACTCATTACTCCGGCAGCGAAGTACACCCTCGAAAAACAGCAATTACCAAACTGATCTTCGAAGATTCCGGAGCTGTTCCGGTTCTGAAAATGGATCGGGGTAGTTTTAAGCTTTAG
- a CDS encoding cupin domain-containing protein encodes MELKKYNFKDDGKIPNNKLPLLLYKGAFIESGEEAANMLEENFTSNNWKNSWRNGVYDFHHYHSNTHEVLGVYSGKALLHLGGEEGEKIEVVAGDIIVIPAGVGHKNLGSENFKIVGAYPDGRDYNMNYGKEGERPSS; translated from the coding sequence ATGGAGCTGAAGAAGTATAATTTCAAAGACGACGGAAAAATTCCCAATAACAAACTCCCTTTATTACTCTACAAAGGAGCATTTATCGAAAGCGGAGAAGAAGCTGCGAATATGCTTGAGGAGAACTTTACATCGAACAATTGGAAGAATTCCTGGAGAAATGGAGTATACGATTTCCACCATTACCACAGCAATACCCACGAAGTACTGGGAGTTTATAGCGGCAAAGCTTTGTTGCACCTTGGTGGGGAAGAAGGAGAGAAAATTGAAGTAGTGGCAGGAGATATAATTGTAATTCCTGCCGGAGTTGGCCACAAAAATTTAGGAAGTGAAAATTTTAAAATTGTTGGAGCTTATCCTGATGGACGGGACTATAATATGAACTACGGAAAAGAGGGAGAAAGACCTAGCAGCTGA
- a CDS encoding YceI family protein, with protein sequence MAEFADGQLVKINQLEFAVQAESLKSGKSGMDKNTYKALKTDSNKDITYKLNKVNNIDCVTAGSCKVTTSGTLTIAGTSKPVEITFDAKVTGDKVTLTGSKSLKMTEFKVDPPTAMFGTITTGDQVNIKFQSTFSK encoded by the coding sequence GTGGCAGAGTTTGCCGATGGGCAACTGGTAAAGATAAACCAACTGGAGTTTGCAGTACAGGCTGAAAGCTTAAAGAGTGGAAAATCCGGGATGGATAAGAATACTTACAAAGCTTTGAAGACAGATAGTAACAAAGACATCACTTATAAGCTAAACAAGGTAAACAACATAGACTGTGTCACTGCCGGAAGCTGTAAAGTAACCACCAGCGGAACTCTCACCATAGCCGGAACATCAAAACCTGTAGAGATCACTTTTGACGCTAAAGTAACAGGGGACAAAGTAACCCTTACCGGAAGCAAAAGCTTAAAAATGACTGAATTCAAGGTAGATCCTCCAACAGCGATGTTTGGTACCATTACTACCGGGGACCAGGTCAACATAAAATTTCAATCAACATTTTCTAAATAA